One region of Oxalobacteraceae bacterium OTU3CAMAD1 genomic DNA includes:
- a CDS encoding aldo/keto reductase, producing MSYVPPTDLSCPSIVTSKGGPTLSRIVAGMWRMNEWKLTPQQRMAFIEQCLDMGVTSFDHADIYGGYGVEAVFGEALALQPSLRARMQLVSKCGIKLLNAARPDHTIQHYDTSASHIIASAENSLRQLGTDHLDLLLIHRPDPLMDFDEIAEAFGRLRQEGKVRHFGVSNFSRHQFESLNRRIALATNQVEFSPLCVAPMFDETFDGLQDLGVAPMIWSPLAGGRLFSKDDAAGVRVSAVIQKIADEVRRPFGSVVFAWIMQLPSRPVPLTGSGRIQAVAEAVEATQFTLSRSQWFEILRAARGHEVA from the coding sequence ATGAGCTACGTCCCGCCGACCGACCTGTCCTGCCCTTCCATCGTCACCAGCAAGGGCGGTCCGACCTTGTCGCGCATCGTCGCCGGCATGTGGCGCATGAACGAATGGAAGCTGACGCCCCAGCAACGGATGGCGTTCATCGAGCAATGCCTGGACATGGGCGTGACCAGCTTCGACCACGCAGATATCTACGGCGGCTACGGCGTCGAAGCGGTGTTCGGCGAGGCGCTGGCGTTGCAACCGTCGCTGCGCGCGCGCATGCAGCTGGTGAGCAAGTGCGGCATCAAACTACTCAACGCGGCACGTCCGGACCATACGATTCAGCACTATGACACCAGCGCCAGCCACATCATCGCGTCGGCGGAGAACTCGCTGCGCCAGCTGGGCACCGATCACCTGGATCTGCTGCTGATCCACCGTCCCGATCCGCTGATGGATTTCGACGAGATCGCCGAGGCTTTCGGGCGCCTGCGCCAGGAGGGCAAGGTGCGGCATTTCGGCGTGTCCAATTTCAGCCGCCACCAGTTCGAGAGCCTGAACCGCCGCATCGCGCTGGCGACCAACCAGGTGGAGTTCTCGCCGCTGTGCGTGGCGCCGATGTTCGACGAGACCTTCGACGGGTTGCAGGATTTGGGCGTAGCGCCGATGATCTGGTCGCCACTGGCCGGAGGGCGGTTGTTCAGCAAGGACGATGCGGCCGGCGTGCGGGTGAGCGCCGTGATCCAGAAGATCGCCGATGAAGTGCGGCGTCCGTTCGGCAGCGTGGTGTTCGCCTGGATTATGCAGTTGCCGAGCCGCCCGGTGCCACTGACCGGATCAGGGCGGATTCAGGCGGTGGCGGAGGCGGTGGAAGCGACGCAGTTCACGCTGAGCCGCAGCCAGTGGTTTGAGATCCTGCGCGCCGCGCGCGGCCACGAAGTAGCGTGA
- the pssA gene encoding CDP-diacylglycerol--serine O-phosphatidyltransferase, which produces MKPINQARVRRAKFALPSMVTLMSIACGFGSIVISVDNALVGSAEDYRLAAILLVLAGVFDALDGFVARATNTASEFGMQLDSIADVMNFGCAPGLLLYCYGFVQLGVDHPTLLRAGGIASFFFVACGALRLARFNVSVGRTDPRYFVGMPITAGAACVASVVVAWPDPAATTWHAILVVLLLFVVGTLMVSTVRFPSSKQKKSWGALVLLVVNLGLLAWLQAAYFVLFFVVYIAFTLALNLAWKRGWKGIAPPVVYDDI; this is translated from the coding sequence TTGAAACCTATCAATCAAGCGCGCGTTCGGCGCGCCAAGTTCGCCTTGCCCAGTATGGTGACCCTGATGTCGATCGCCTGCGGCTTCGGCAGCATCGTCATCTCGGTCGACAACGCCCTTGTCGGGTCCGCCGAGGACTACCGGTTGGCGGCCATCTTGCTGGTGCTGGCCGGCGTGTTCGACGCGCTCGACGGCTTTGTCGCGCGCGCCACCAACACCGCGTCCGAGTTCGGCATGCAGCTCGACTCCATCGCCGACGTGATGAACTTCGGCTGCGCGCCGGGGCTGCTGCTGTATTGCTATGGCTTCGTGCAACTGGGCGTCGACCATCCGACCCTGCTGCGGGCCGGCGGCATCGCCAGTTTCTTCTTTGTCGCTTGCGGGGCGCTGCGGCTGGCGCGTTTCAATGTCAGCGTCGGCCGGACCGACCCGCGCTATTTCGTCGGCATGCCAATCACGGCGGGGGCCGCCTGCGTGGCGTCGGTGGTGGTTGCCTGGCCGGACCCGGCGGCCACCACCTGGCACGCGATTCTGGTCGTGCTGCTGTTGTTTGTGGTGGGCACGCTGATGGTGTCGACGGTGCGCTTCCCGAGTTCCAAGCAGAAGAAGAGCTGGGGCGCGCTGGTGCTGCTGGTGGTGAATCTGGGATTGCTGGCGTGGTTGCAGGCCGCCTACTTCGTGCTGTTCTTTGTGGTGTATATCGCCTTCACGCTGGCGCTGAACCTGGCTTGGAAGAGGGGCTGGAAGGGGATCGCGCCGCCGGTCGTGTATGACGACATTTGA
- a CDS encoding CAP domain-containing protein: protein MADHKHRQLPFSPLPAAMVLIAALLAGCGGGGGESNSATAPVTSVPPTTSLPQEPGAPTLTGNTALDGFNWLNYRRAQLGLSVLTRNSQVDAAALGHSNYLRLNNTVSHDQTVGAPGFTGVNLTDRLSRAGYVLTTNGFAIGEVISATTDTSGFYQAEELITAIYHRFVMFEPVFREVGTGATTVAGGYTYFTADLTATNGLGAGIGAGRLVNYPVNNQTNIPINFFSDTESPDPVPNQNEVGYPVSVHSDSGRGGAGVVVRSFTITPRGGAALNTLLLSRATDSRTAPEVAAIIPLAPLRRGTVYDVSFDGTVNGVAAPRTWSFTTRQ from the coding sequence ATGGCAGATCATAAGCACCGGCAACTCCCCTTTTCCCCGTTGCCGGCGGCAATGGTGCTTATCGCCGCCCTGCTCGCCGGCTGTGGTGGCGGAGGAGGGGAAAGCAATAGCGCGACCGCGCCAGTGACATCGGTTCCCCCCACCACCTCGCTGCCGCAGGAACCAGGCGCGCCCACGCTGACCGGCAACACCGCCCTCGACGGCTTCAACTGGCTCAATTACCGGCGCGCCCAGCTGGGTTTGTCGGTGCTGACGCGTAACAGCCAGGTCGATGCGGCGGCGCTGGGACATTCCAATTATCTGCGCCTGAACAACACCGTCAGCCACGACCAGACTGTGGGGGCGCCGGGCTTTACCGGCGTCAACCTGACCGACCGGCTAAGTCGCGCCGGCTATGTGCTGACCACCAACGGCTTCGCCATCGGCGAAGTCATCTCCGCCACGACGGACACCTCCGGCTTTTACCAGGCGGAGGAACTGATCACCGCGATCTATCACCGCTTCGTGATGTTCGAGCCCGTCTTCAGGGAAGTCGGCACCGGCGCCACCACGGTCGCCGGCGGCTACACCTACTTCACCGCCGACCTGACGGCTACCAACGGTTTGGGCGCCGGCATCGGCGCGGGCAGGCTGGTCAACTACCCGGTCAACAACCAGACCAACATCCCGATCAATTTCTTCAGCGATACCGAATCGCCCGATCCCGTGCCAAATCAGAACGAGGTGGGTTACCCGGTCAGCGTCCACTCCGACAGCGGCCGGGGCGGCGCCGGCGTAGTGGTGCGCAGCTTTACCATCACGCCGCGCGGCGGCGCGGCGCTGAATACGCTTCTGCTCAGCAGAGCAACCGACTCGCGTACCGCGCCCGAGGTGGCCGCGATCATCCCGCTGGCGCCGCTTCGCAGGGGCACCGTCTACGATGTCAGCTTCGACGGCACGGTGAACGGCGTGGCGGCCCCGCGCACCTGGTCGTTCACCACCCGGCAGTGA
- a CDS encoding Hpt domain-containing protein encodes MPASPVHAEGHILQVETGLQQLMGDRALYLQILRRFRQRYQDSANQARNELTAGDATGGQRIIHTLKGAAGMIGAQQVYLLAANLEQACAGPAALCMGPLAQLEHALRCLMGAIDAELSAADEQPHAEPTAAGQHPPETRMLVQHLARLLEEGDGAAIDVLEHSATVLAASLGVAVFQEVTEAAHQFDFEAALAVLQAAKS; translated from the coding sequence ATGCCTGCCTCACCGGTTCACGCCGAGGGCCATATTTTGCAAGTGGAAACCGGCTTGCAGCAGCTGATGGGCGACCGCGCCCTCTATCTGCAGATCCTGCGCCGCTTCCGGCAACGCTATCAGGACAGCGCCAACCAGGCGCGCAACGAATTGACGGCCGGCGACGCCACTGGCGGGCAACGCATCATCCATACCCTCAAGGGAGCGGCCGGCATGATCGGCGCCCAGCAGGTGTATCTATTGGCAGCCAATCTGGAGCAAGCCTGCGCGGGACCGGCGGCACTGTGCATGGGGCCGCTGGCGCAGCTGGAGCACGCGCTGCGCTGCCTGATGGGCGCGATCGACGCCGAGTTGAGCGCGGCCGACGAGCAACCGCATGCGGAGCCGACGGCCGCCGGCCAGCATCCCCCGGAGACGCGCATGCTGGTGCAGCATCTGGCCAGGCTGCTGGAAGAAGGCGACGGCGCGGCGATCGATGTGCTGGAGCACTCGGCGACGGTGCTCGCGGCAAGCTTGGGAGTGGCGGTGTTTCAGGAGGTGACCGAGGCGGCGCATCAGTTCGACTTCGAGGCGGCGCTGGCGGTGCTGCAGGCGGCGAAGAGCTAA
- a CDS encoding GGDEF domain-containing protein has protein sequence MSETVHASPPATAGHSHLSARALALADLGLIVLDAGQRIVLWNQWMASHSGQSAHRVLGSDLFDVFPELRGQRLEQAVHSAMQSKTPQQLSPGLNRSPFPLFPTGTWGGERIEQSVSVTPFTEGKERFCLIQVSDISSTVGRERQLRGQAEALRAQSYVDGLTGIANRRHFDVALDRELRRAQRNGGQLSLLLMDIDSFKAYNDHFGHQQGDACLTLVAEAFAAMLQRPADLAARYGGEEFGAVLPDTGPEQAALVAEGIRARIAALEVTHAPAAMRPYVTMSIGVASFVKDRLCTAETMLAAADSCLYAAKHAGRDCVIVHKLEETNA, from the coding sequence ATGTCTGAAACTGTTCATGCTTCCCCGCCTGCGACGGCGGGCCACTCCCACTTGTCCGCCCGCGCGCTGGCGCTCGCCGACCTCGGCCTGATCGTGCTCGACGCCGGCCAGCGCATCGTCCTGTGGAACCAATGGATGGCCAGCCACTCCGGCCAGTCCGCGCACCGCGTGCTCGGCAGCGACCTGTTCGACGTGTTTCCCGAATTGCGCGGCCAGCGGCTGGAGCAGGCCGTGCACAGCGCGATGCAGAGCAAAACGCCGCAGCAGCTGTCGCCGGGACTGAACCGCTCGCCCTTCCCCCTGTTCCCGACCGGTACCTGGGGCGGCGAGCGCATCGAGCAGTCTGTATCGGTGACGCCGTTCACCGAAGGCAAGGAACGGTTTTGCCTGATCCAGGTGAGCGACATCAGCAGCACCGTCGGCCGCGAGCGCCAGCTGCGCGGCCAGGCCGAGGCGCTGCGCGCGCAATCGTACGTGGACGGGCTGACCGGCATCGCCAACCGGCGCCACTTCGACGTCGCGCTCGACCGCGAACTGCGGCGCGCCCAGCGCAACGGCGGCCAGCTGTCGCTGCTGCTGATGGATATCGACTCGTTCAAGGCGTATAACGACCACTTCGGCCACCAGCAGGGCGACGCCTGCCTGACCCTGGTGGCGGAAGCGTTCGCCGCCATGCTGCAGCGGCCGGCCGATCTGGCCGCGCGCTACGGCGGCGAGGAATTCGGCGCCGTGCTGCCGGACACCGGGCCGGAGCAGGCGGCGCTGGTCGCCGAGGGCATCCGCGCGCGCATCGCCGCACTGGAGGTCACGCACGCACCCGCAGCGATGCGTCCGTATGTGACAATGAGCATCGGCGTGGCCAGCTTCGTCAAGGACCGGTTGTGCACCGCCGAAACCATGCTGGCCGCCGCCGACAGCTGCCTGTACGCCGCCAAACACGCCGGACGCGACTGCGTCATCGTTCACAAACTGGAAGAAACCAACGCATGA
- a CDS encoding SMP-30/gluconolactonase/LRE family protein, translating into MKIRPAFSFASIFSAAVATALVAFGAPAAFAAAAAPAACTGAAPSGELTAQRIVAANPTRSEPGLYEGPVWIKDALYFSDFTFGPGFPSRIQKLDASGKVTTLIADSGSNGLAVDAHGNILAATHKYKSVSRYTMDGKRSDVVTKYNGNVFNSPNDMALAADGTLYFSDPAFQRDAAPGGQDKTRVYRVAADGTVTVVDDTLTNPNGVSLSPAGDVLYVNGMVGEKGVLRAYAIVDGKPGKGRDLVNGLGIPDGMAIDCQGNVYVTEHTDKRIRVFTPQGKHIATIKVDANVTNAAFGGADGKTLFITGAGSVWKIALNVSGLPY; encoded by the coding sequence ATGAAAATTCGCCCTGCCTTTAGCTTCGCATCGATCTTTTCCGCCGCCGTCGCCACTGCCTTGGTGGCCTTTGGCGCCCCGGCCGCCTTCGCCGCCGCCGCCGCGCCGGCCGCCTGCACCGGCGCCGCGCCCTCCGGCGAATTGACCGCGCAGCGCATCGTCGCCGCCAACCCGACCCGCTCGGAGCCGGGGCTGTATGAAGGTCCGGTATGGATCAAGGATGCGCTGTATTTCTCGGACTTCACGTTCGGTCCGGGCTTCCCGTCGCGCATCCAGAAGCTCGACGCCAGCGGCAAGGTCACCACACTGATCGCCGACAGCGGCAGCAACGGCCTGGCGGTCGACGCGCACGGCAACATCCTGGCGGCGACGCACAAGTACAAAAGCGTGTCGCGCTACACGATGGATGGCAAGCGCAGCGATGTCGTGACCAAGTACAACGGCAACGTCTTCAACTCGCCGAACGACATGGCGCTGGCCGCCGACGGCACCTTGTACTTCAGCGACCCGGCCTTCCAGCGCGACGCCGCGCCGGGCGGGCAGGACAAGACGCGCGTCTATCGCGTGGCGGCCGACGGCACGGTGACCGTGGTGGACGACACGCTCACCAATCCGAACGGCGTATCGCTGTCGCCGGCAGGGGACGTACTGTATGTGAACGGTATGGTTGGCGAAAAAGGCGTGCTGCGCGCGTACGCCATCGTCGACGGCAAGCCTGGCAAGGGACGCGACCTGGTCAATGGCCTGGGCATCCCGGACGGCATGGCGATCGACTGCCAAGGCAACGTCTACGTCACCGAGCACACGGACAAGCGCATCCGCGTATTCACGCCGCAGGGCAAGCACATCGCCACGATCAAGGTGGATGCGAATGTCACCAATGCCGCGTTCGGCGGTGCCGATGGCAAGACCTTGTTCATCACGGGTGCGGGGTCGGTGTGGAAGATCGCGTTGAACGTGAGCGGGTTGCCATACTGA
- a CDS encoding type II toxin-antitoxin system HigB family toxin, translating to MRVISNKALVDFSTIHPPARLPMQTWRKIIESRSFSNFADIKSTFNAVDKAGDHYIFDVGGNKYRIIAGISFPHQKLYIRHVFTHEEYNKWKP from the coding sequence ATGCGAGTTATTTCCAACAAAGCGCTGGTCGACTTCTCGACAATTCATCCACCTGCGCGCTTGCCGATGCAGACGTGGAGGAAGATCATTGAGTCTCGCTCGTTTTCGAACTTCGCCGACATTAAAAGCACCTTCAACGCCGTGGACAAAGCCGGCGACCACTATATTTTTGACGTTGGCGGAAATAAGTACCGCATCATCGCTGGGATCAGCTTTCCCCACCAGAAGCTGTACATCCGGCATGTATTTACCCATGAGGAGTACAACAAATGGAAGCCCTGA
- a CDS encoding transcriptional regulator, protein MEALTDQAVVAEITSHYQALSSLVPLRAIHSEQDYENAISALNRLLDAGAADEKHPLADLVNALGNLIGDYEDRAYPAEHVSPVEMIRFLMEQHQLSQSELPEIGGQSVVSEVLSGKRELNVRQIKELSARFNIPAAAFL, encoded by the coding sequence ATGGAAGCCCTGACGGACCAAGCAGTGGTAGCAGAAATCACCTCCCACTATCAAGCCTTGTCGTCGCTTGTGCCACTGCGCGCCATTCATAGCGAGCAGGATTACGAGAACGCTATCTCTGCACTTAATCGCCTTTTAGATGCTGGCGCCGCCGATGAGAAGCATCCGCTTGCCGATCTAGTGAACGCCTTAGGAAACCTCATCGGGGATTACGAAGATCGGGCATATCCCGCCGAGCATGTCTCTCCAGTCGAGATGATCCGCTTTTTAATGGAGCAGCATCAGCTCTCTCAATCCGAGTTGCCCGAGATTGGTGGGCAGAGCGTAGTCTCAGAAGTGCTGAGTGGAAAGCGAGAGCTCAACGTGCGTCAGATCAAAGAACTGTCCGCACGTTTCAACATCCCCGCCGCCGCTTTTTTGTAG
- the mnmE gene encoding tRNA uridine-5-carboxymethylaminomethyl(34) synthesis GTPase MnmE — protein sequence MNIDSSPIAAIATAPGRGGIGVVRASGKNLQPLIAALFGATALKPRHATYIPFTQADGAIIDQGIAIWFKGPNSYTGEDVLELQGHGGPIVLQLLLARVLEAGAELGLRLAEPGEFTRRAYLNDKLDLAQAEAVADLIDASTEAAAKSASQSLSGAFSKTVNKLVEGVTGLRMLVEATLDFPEEEIDFLEKSDARGQLAGIVSALDQVFKQAAQGALLREGLSVVLVGQPNVGKSSLLNSLAGSDVAIVTPIAGTTRDKVTETIQIEGIPLNIIDTAGIRHADETVDVVERIGIERTWGEVGKADVILHLLDADHGPSRADENIVAAFPEGVPVLRIWNKIDLSGHKPSVDAMPDATHVYLSAHENIGIDLLRKELLRIAGWQQTGESLYLARERHLIALKNAGAHLERAGEHAAQNDQSLDLFAEELRLAQAQLSSITGAFSSDDLLGVIFSRFCIGK from the coding sequence ATGAATATCGACTCCTCCCCCATCGCCGCCATCGCCACCGCACCGGGACGCGGCGGCATCGGCGTCGTGCGCGCCTCCGGCAAGAATTTGCAACCGCTGATCGCCGCGCTGTTCGGCGCCACGGCCTTGAAGCCGCGCCACGCCACCTACATTCCGTTCACGCAGGCCGACGGCGCCATCATCGACCAAGGCATCGCCATCTGGTTCAAGGGACCGAACTCGTACACAGGAGAGGATGTGCTGGAGTTGCAGGGGCATGGCGGACCGATCGTGCTGCAACTGCTGCTGGCGCGCGTGCTGGAGGCCGGCGCCGAGCTGGGGTTGCGGCTGGCCGAGCCGGGCGAATTCACGCGCCGCGCGTATCTGAACGACAAGCTCGACCTGGCGCAGGCGGAGGCGGTGGCCGATCTGATCGACGCATCGACCGAGGCGGCGGCCAAGTCGGCGTCGCAATCGTTGTCGGGGGCGTTTTCGAAGACGGTCAACAAGCTGGTGGAGGGCGTGACCGGTTTGCGCATGCTGGTCGAGGCGACCCTGGATTTCCCCGAGGAGGAGATCGACTTCCTAGAGAAGTCGGATGCGCGCGGGCAGTTGGCGGGCATCGTCAGCGCGTTGGACCAGGTGTTCAAGCAGGCGGCGCAAGGCGCGCTATTGCGCGAGGGACTGAGCGTGGTGCTGGTTGGCCAGCCTAACGTCGGCAAATCGTCGTTGCTCAATTCGCTGGCCGGTTCCGACGTCGCCATCGTCACGCCGATAGCCGGCACCACGCGCGACAAGGTTACCGAAACGATCCAGATTGAAGGCATCCCGCTCAACATCATCGACACGGCCGGTATCCGTCATGCGGACGAGACGGTGGATGTGGTCGAGCGCATCGGTATCGAGCGCACCTGGGGCGAGGTCGGCAAGGCGGATGTGATTCTGCATTTGCTGGATGCCGACCACGGCCCGTCGCGCGCGGATGAAAACATCGTCGCGGCATTCCCTGAGGGCGTGCCGGTGCTGCGCATCTGGAACAAGATCGATTTGTCGGGGCACAAGCCGAGCGTGGATGCGATGCCGGATGCCACGCACGTGTATCTGTCGGCGCACGAGAACATCGGCATCGACCTGCTGCGCAAGGAACTGCTGCGCATCGCCGGCTGGCAGCAGACGGGTGAGTCGCTGTACCTCGCGCGCGAGCGGCATCTGATCGCGCTGAAAAACGCCGGCGCGCATCTGGAGCGGGCAGGGGAGCACGCGGCGCAAAACGATCAGTCTCTGGATTTGTTCGCGGAGGAATTGCGCCTGGCGCAGGCGCAGCTGTCGAGCATCACGGGCGCGTTCTCGTCGGATGATTTGCTGGGAGTGATCTTCAGCCGGTTCTGTATCGGCAAATAA
- the yidC gene encoding membrane protein insertase YidC, translating into MDINKRTILWIVFAVSLVVLWNNWMVSTGQPSMFAPAPAQTAKAPEAKKSELPTAAAAGATAGAAALPGATAATGADAPFKSERITVTTDLFKVDIDTLGGTIRRLELLNYKDGVDTHKNQVLFDIDSATGKTYLGQTGLIGAPGLPNHTTGFVAKPGPRTLDSANQVQLVLESEQGGVKLTKTFTFKRGDYVIDVRHDVTNVGTAPVKPELYLQLVHDGNKPAGDSFFNSSYTGPTLYTDADKYHKLKFETLEKDAESAAKSGKDMIQEHPTKADNGWVAISQHFFVSAFVPQDKTPRTIFTKKVTTNQYAIGTIQPLGTLAPGATVSNTAKLYSGPQEEKLLEKVTPGLELVKDYGMLTVIAKPIFWVMVHIHQVLGNWGWTIIVFTILIKLLFFPLSAAGYKSMAKVKLVTPKMQAIRERYKGDPAKMNQATMELYKAEKINPLGGCLPILVQMPVFIALYWVLQASVEIRGAPWIGWITNLAAPDPWFILPVLYAISMYITTKLNPAPADPMQAKIMLFMPLAFSVMFFFFPSGLVLYWVVNNVLSIGQQYVITKKYATPEPAKA; encoded by the coding sequence ATGGATATCAATAAACGTACCATCCTGTGGATCGTGTTTGCCGTGTCGCTGGTAGTTCTATGGAACAACTGGATGGTCTCGACCGGCCAGCCTTCCATGTTCGCCCCGGCACCGGCCCAAACCGCCAAGGCGCCCGAGGCGAAGAAATCGGAACTGCCGACCGCCGCCGCAGCCGGAGCAACCGCCGGCGCCGCCGCATTGCCGGGCGCGACCGCCGCGACCGGCGCCGACGCGCCATTTAAGAGTGAGCGCATCACCGTAACGACCGACCTGTTCAAGGTCGACATCGACACCCTGGGCGGCACCATCCGCCGCCTGGAACTGCTCAACTACAAAGACGGCGTCGACACCCACAAGAATCAGGTGCTGTTCGACATCGACAGCGCCACCGGCAAGACCTATCTGGGCCAGACCGGCCTGATCGGCGCGCCGGGCCTGCCGAATCACACCACCGGCTTCGTCGCCAAGCCAGGTCCGCGCACGTTGGATAGCGCCAACCAGGTGCAACTGGTGCTGGAATCGGAGCAGGGCGGCGTCAAGCTGACCAAGACCTTCACGTTCAAGCGCGGCGACTACGTCATCGACGTGCGCCACGATGTGACCAACGTCGGCACCGCACCGGTCAAGCCTGAGCTGTACCTGCAACTGGTCCACGACGGCAACAAGCCTGCCGGCGACTCGTTCTTCAACAGCAGCTACACCGGCCCGACCCTGTACACCGACGCCGACAAGTACCACAAGCTGAAGTTCGAAACCCTGGAGAAGGACGCCGAGTCCGCCGCCAAGTCCGGCAAGGACATGATCCAGGAGCATCCAACCAAAGCCGACAACGGCTGGGTCGCGATCTCGCAGCACTTCTTCGTCTCGGCCTTCGTGCCGCAGGATAAGACGCCGCGCACCATCTTCACCAAGAAAGTGACGACCAACCAGTACGCGATCGGCACCATCCAGCCGCTGGGCACCCTGGCGCCGGGCGCCACCGTGTCGAACACCGCCAAGCTGTATTCCGGTCCGCAGGAAGAAAAGCTGCTGGAAAAAGTCACCCCTGGCCTGGAACTGGTCAAGGACTACGGCATGCTGACCGTGATCGCCAAGCCGATCTTCTGGGTCATGGTGCATATCCACCAGGTGCTGGGCAACTGGGGCTGGACCATCATCGTCTTCACGATCCTGATCAAGCTGCTGTTCTTCCCGCTGTCGGCCGCCGGTTACAAGAGCATGGCCAAGGTCAAGCTGGTCACGCCGAAGATGCAGGCCATCCGCGAGCGCTACAAAGGCGACCCGGCCAAGATGAACCAGGCCACGATGGAACTGTACAAGGCCGAGAAGATCAATCCGCTGGGCGGCTGTCTGCCGATCCTGGTGCAGATGCCAGTCTTCATCGCGCTGTACTGGGTGCTGCAGGCGTCGGTGGAAATCCGCGGCGCGCCGTGGATCGGCTGGATCACCAACCTGGCCGCGCCGGACCCATGGTTCATCCTGCCGGTGCTGTACGCGATCTCGATGTACATCACCACCAAGCTGAATCCGGCCCCGGCCGATCCGATGCAAGCGAAGATCATGCTGTTCATGCCGCTGGCGTTCTCGGTCATGTTCTTCTTCTTCCCGTCCGGCCTGGTGCTGTACTGGGTGGTCAACAACGTGCTGTCGATCGGTCAACAGTATGTGATCACCAAGAAGTATGCGACGCCGGAGCCCGCCAAGGCGTAA
- the yidD gene encoding membrane protein insertion efficiency factor YidD produces MTKLLRFLLRAYQLTISPLLGPRCRFYPSCSNYALEALQVHGAGKGSWLAAKRVCRCHPFNDGGFDPVPPKDAPDAKNSSSTTACGCNHS; encoded by the coding sequence ATGACGAAGTTGCTCCGCTTCCTGCTGCGCGCCTACCAGCTGACCATCAGTCCGCTGCTGGGGCCGCGTTGCCGCTTCTATCCAAGCTGCTCGAATTACGCGCTGGAAGCGTTGCAGGTGCATGGGGCGGGCAAGGGCAGCTGGCTGGCCGCCAAACGCGTGTGCCGCTGCCATCCGTTCAACGACGGCGGTTTCGATCCGGTGCCTCCGAAGGACGCGCCGGATGCCAAGAATTCCTCTTCAACGACCGCTTGCGGTTGCAACCACTCCTGA
- the rnpA gene encoding ribonuclease P protein component, with protein MRPTQKSAHFVLYTRLNELPHARLGVVVAKRFAPRAVTRNTIKRVTRELFRVTGLPAIDCVVRLAKPVNSKDGPATTAALKRALRVELARLFAAQAKLSGRQAQTSASAQPAAVSAAPPAALPSATTPPLTPS; from the coding sequence TTGCGCCCCACGCAAAAAAGCGCGCATTTCGTGCTCTACACCCGTCTGAACGAATTGCCGCATGCGCGGCTGGGCGTCGTGGTGGCCAAGCGCTTTGCGCCCCGGGCCGTCACGCGCAACACGATCAAGCGCGTCACCCGCGAGCTGTTCCGCGTGACCGGCCTGCCCGCCATCGATTGCGTGGTGCGCCTGGCCAAGCCGGTCAACAGCAAGGACGGTCCCGCCACCACTGCGGCGCTCAAACGGGCGCTGCGGGTGGAATTGGCGCGCCTGTTCGCCGCGCAGGCCAAGTTGTCCGGTCGGCAGGCGCAGACCTCCGCGTCCGCGCAGCCCGCTGCAGTATCGGCAGCGCCGCCGGCGGCCTTGCCTTCGGCTACGACGCCTCCACTTACGCCGTCATGA
- the rpmH gene encoding 50S ribosomal protein L34 translates to MKRTYQPSVVRRKRTHGFRARMATRGGRDVLNARRAKGRKRLAV, encoded by the coding sequence ATGAAACGTACTTACCAACCTTCCGTCGTGCGTCGTAAACGCACCCACGGCTTCCGCGCTCGTATGGCTACCCGTGGTGGCCGTGATGTGCTCAACGCACGTCGCGCAAAAGGCCGCAAGCGTCTGGCTGTATAA